In Paralichthys olivaceus isolate ysfri-2021 chromosome 13, ASM2471397v2, whole genome shotgun sequence, the following are encoded in one genomic region:
- the tnxba gene encoding tenascin isoform X2: MLFTLGLLLLLTPFPSLQTTTNEKRNSTGSDVTKANAVFTLSKPKTTSTLPKQTARPTLKPNVVNQTLLSAPTSNQKSPTFNATVTTKSKVSPAVIQTAAASGTITNKEKHTVAANQTVSAKSPSAGEVKASKDKPAPTGAPNVPSASTKSASVSGGKNPKEKLQPSVNQTVSVKSPSATDGKIAKDKPAPTVVQNVQSTSSKSAPASGAKTTKNKPTASVNQTVVAKSPSTGDVKNSKDKPASTAVQTAPSTPAKQATASGSAADKDKVTASATTKEKSAPSQPIKVVISDGCDLSKAKEQEVNLKPGAPLVMTHKISLVPGGCDGACETEMAALKGRVARLEREMSLLKDKCPCSANCPDDCSSNGECEKGKCVCHQGFMGPDCKAPKGKAKQTVETVTQQKKDQKKDSEAKEFDGKIRVTTNVKPGPVKTQVKQEVSVKKIIMKGSSSATKTSRPTVGQVLLKHEGRKQEEARKGKTIQASKKVLQKTDLKLVKEGSASKTFPKSDQLKDEPHNNVTLQGSVKKSNGTAKIVTILSKGIGTNKTRTGKETLEQSTLADKNVTQSSGHKRTKMIKVENTNVQTIDNRNTEAGKEKVTQKSQYLVNTSIMATTDEARASQNKTSIHGSGVSRGMGGSGLGSVKVVNISSYSFTVTWSAPQGMFKNYTVVRREPRTEGDEDDHEDFEEEALGSDKISAAKNPSEVQVQTESTDTTVSSSKTIGLRTKVESKRISMVVPGSVRSVEFSNLRANTRYVLYIYGTGAERRSKIHRVSAVTGPEPATEMVFSNVTESSLTVSWSKPKTTFTGFRVSYTNIVTGESRFVVVDSQQSFMVLSKLSAGASYIISVTTTYARVQSDALMAVITTVPAPPTHLQVVNVTDTRAVLQWTPSLGKVDRFIISYESSKTPNVTVTVMLSGNSVEHQLKGLQRGTLYTVKVLSQKDSLQSMAISTTFTTANVVKASEVGARSALITWKSSTVVYHSYRIIYQVAGEEAKEVTLDSTITEYKVTGLLPMSHYIVLVQGERDGHYTSVVTTEFITGKVRFPFPTECSQELLNGALQSGEVDIYPQGKEGQAVRVYCDMETDGGGWTVFQRRMNGKTDFYRTWNEYSAGFGNLSEEFWLGNELLHNLTSVGPVSLRVDMQSGNDTAYAHYGNFSIDSEERHYTLTVSGYTGTAGDSMRYHNGRSFSTRDKDTDPLGIHCARAYMGGWWYKNCYKTNLNGLYGTNSNNQGVVWIDWKGKDSSIPFTEMKFRPSRFSPATHG, from the exons ATGCTGTTTACTCTGggacttctcctccttctcaccCCATTTCCCTCCTTACAAACCACGACCAATGAGAAGAGAAACTCCACAGGAAGCGATGTGACCAAAGCCAACGCCGTTTTCACCCTTTCAAAACCAAAAACTACTTCTACTCTCCCCAAACAGACCGCTCGCCCCACCCTGAAACCAAACGTAGTCAATCAGACTCTTTTATCGGCGCCAACTTCCAACCAAAAATCTCCGACCTTCAATGCTACGGTGACCACCAAAAGCAAAGTCAGCCCGGCAGTTATTCAAACTGCGGCAGCCAGTGGCACCATAACCAACAAAGAAAAGCACACAGTCGCAGCCAATCAGACAGTTTCAGCTAAGTCTCCTTCAGCCGGTGAAGTGAAGGCCAGCAAAGACAAGCCGGCCCCCACGGGAGCACCAAATGTTCCGTCAGCATCCACAAAGTCTGCATCAGTCAGCGGTGGTAAAAACCCCAAAGAAAAACTCCAGCCTTCGGTCAATCAGACTGTTTCAGTGAAATCTCCTTCAGCCACTGATGGGAAGATTGCCAAAGACAAGCCTGCCCCCACCGTAGTTCAAAACGTTCAGTCAACATCCTCAAAGTCTGCTCCTGCCAGTGGAGCTAAAACCACCAAAAACAAGCCAACAGCCTCTGTCAATCAGACTGTTGTAGCTAAGTCTCCCTCCACTGGTGATGTGAAAAACTCCAAAGACAAGCCTGCCTCCACTGCGGTTCAAACTGCTCCGTCAACACCAGCAAAGCAAGCTACTGCCAGTGGTTCTGCAGCCGACAAAGACAAGGTCACAGCCTCTGCCACCACCAAAGAGAAGTCTGCTCCTTCTCAACCAATCAAGGTGGTGATCAGTGATGGCTGTGACTTGAGCAAAGCCAAAGAGCAGGAGGTGAACTTGAAGCCTGGTGCTCCCCTGGTGATGACGCACAAGATAAGCTTGGTGCCCGGTGGGTGCGACGGGGCATGTGAGACTGAGATGGCTGCACTGAAAGGACGAGTGGCCCGACTGGAGCGTGAGATGTCCCTCCTAAAAGACAAAT GTCCATGTTCTGCAAATTGTCCAGATGACTGTAGCAGTAATGGTGAATGTGAGAAGGGGAAATGTGTCTGTCATCAGGGCTTCATGGGTCCAGACTGTA AGGCTCCCAAAGGAAAGGCCAAACAGACAGTGGAGACAGTGACTCAGCAGAAAAAGGACCAGAAGAAGgacagtgaagccaaagagtTTGACGGCAAAATCAGAGTGACCACTAATGTTAAACCAGGTCCTgttaaaacacaagtgaaacaagaagtttctgttaaaaaaataatcatgaaaGGTTCCTCAAGTGCCACAAAAACCAGTCGCCCAACTGTTGGACAAGTTCTCCTGAAACATGAGGGAAGGAAGCAAGAGGAGGCGCGCAAAGGCAAAACCATCCAGGCCTCTAAAAAGGTTCTCCAAAAAACTGACCTCAAGCTTGTTAAGGAAGGAAGTGCCAGTAAAACATTTCCTAAATCTGACCAGCTGAAAGATGAACCTCATAACAATGTAACTCTGCAAGGTAGCGTTAAGAAATCTAATGGCACAGCTAAAATTGTGACCATTCTGTCCAAAGGCATAGgaacaaacaaaaccagaacAGGAAAGGAGACTCTGGAGCAGTCAACACTGGCTGACAAGAATGTCACCCAATCATCTGGACATAAACGCACTAAGATGATCAAAGTAGAGAATACTAATGTGCAAACTATTGACAATAGAAACACTGAAGCTGGAAAGGAGAAAGTCACACAGAAGAGTCAGTACCTAGTGAACACAAGCATCATGGCAACGACAGACGAGGCTCGAGCTTCGCAGAACAAAACAAGCATCCATGGCTCTGGGGTGAGCAGAGGGATGGGAGGATCTGGGTTAGGATCTGTCAAGGTGGTGAACATCTCGTCCTACAGCTTCACCGTCACATGGTCAGCACCACAGGGCATGTTCAAAAATTACACCGTGGTCAGGAGAGAGCCTCGGACCGAGGGCGATGAAGATGACCACGAAGACTTCGAGGAGGAAGCTCTTGGATCAGACAAGATCTCTGCAGCAAAGAACCCGTCTGAGGTCCAGGTACAGACTGAGAGCACAGACACGACTGTTTCCTCCAGTAAAACCATTGGATTAAGAACCAAAGTTGAAAGCAAGAGGATTTCCATGGTTGTGCCTGGCAGCGTACGCTCTGTGGAATTCAGCAACCTTCGGGCAAACACTCGTTACGTCCTGTACATATATGGAACTGGTGCTGAGAGAAGATCGAAGATTCACAGAGTATCTGCAGTTACAG GTCCTGAGCCAGCCACAGAGATGGTTTTCAGCAATGTAACGGAGTCTTCCCTCACTGTGTCCTGGTCCAAACCTAAGACCACATTCACTGGCTTCAGGGTCTCCTATACCAACATTGTCACAG GTGAGAGCCGCTTTGTTGTCGTGGACTCTCAGCAGTCTTTCATGGTCCTGTCCAAGCTGTCCGCTGGAGCCTCCTACATCATCTCTGTAACTACCACTTACGCCAGAGTGCAGAGTGACGCCCTCATGGCCGTTATCACCACAG TGCCCGCTCCTCCAACACATCTGCAAGTTGTCAATGTGACAGATACCAGAGCCGTGCTGCAGTGGACGCCCAGTCTGGGGAAAGTAGACCGCTTCATAATCAGCTACGAGTCCTCTAAGA CTCCTAATGTGACGGTAACAGTGATGCTGTCTGGAAACTCAGTGGAGCACCAGCTGAAAGGTCTGCAGAGAGGCACCCTGTACACAGTCAAAGTGCTGAGCCAGAAGGACAGTCTGCAGAGCATGGCCATCTCTACTACATTTACCACTGCTAATG TGGTTAAAGCCAGTGAGGTGGGGGCTCGCTCTGCACTGATAACGTGGAAAAGCTCCACTGTTGTCTATCACAGCTACAGAATTATCTATCAGGTGGCAGGAGAAGAGGCAAAG GAGGTGACCCTAGACTCAACCATCACAGAGTATAAGGTGACAGGGCTGCTGCCCATGTCCCACTACATAGTTCTGGTGCAAGGCGAGAGAGATGGACACTACACGTCTGTTGTCACCACAGAATTCATCACAg GTAAAGTGCGATTCCCTTTCCCAACTGAGTGCTCTCAGGAGCTGCTGAACGGAGCTCTGCAGTCAGGTGAGGTGGACATCTACCCACAAGGAAAGGAGGGACAAGCGGTCAGAGTCTACTGTGACATGGAGACCGATGGAGGTGGCTGGACG GTCTTTcagaggaggatgaatggaAAGACAGATTTCTACAGAACATGGAACGAATACAGCGCCGGCTTTGGAAACCTGAGTGAAGAGTTCTGGCTCG GTAATGAACTTCTCCACAACCTCACCAGCGTCGGCCCGGTGAGTCTTAGAGTGGACATGCAGTCTGGAAACGACACAGCTTACGCTCACTATGGCAACTTCTCCATCGATTCCGAGGAGAGGCACTATACTCTCACCGTGTCCGGATACACAGGCACTGCAG gtgACTCTATGAGATACCATAATGGACGTTCATTCTCGACCCGGGACAAGGACACCGATCCTCTGGGGATCCACTGTGCCCGGGCCTACATGGGAGGCTGGTGGTACAAGAACTGCTACAAGACCAACCTCAATGGTCTTTATGGAACCAACAGTAACAATCAG GGAGTCGTGTGGATAGACTGGAAAGGCAAAGACTCCTCCATCCCCTTCACCGAGATGAAGTTCAGACCGTCCAGGTTCTCCCCTGCAACTCACGGCTGA
- the tnxba gene encoding tenascin isoform X1, which translates to MLFTLGLLLLLTPFPSLQTTTNEKRNSTGSDVTKANAVFTLSKPKTTSTLPKQTARPTLKPNVVNQTLLSAPTSNQKSPTFNATVTTKSKVSPAVIQTAAASGTITNKEKHTVAANQTVSAKSPSAGEVKASKDKPAPTGAPNVPSASTKSASVSGGKNPKEKLQPSVNQTVSVKSPSATDGKIAKDKPAPTVVQNVQSTSSKSAPASGAKTTKNKPTASVNQTVVAKSPSTGDVKNSKDKPASTAVQTAPSTPAKQATASGSAADKDKVTASATTKEKSAPSQPIKVVISDGCDLSKAKEQEVNLKPGAPLVMTHKISLVPGGCDGACETEMAALKGRVARLEREMSLLKDKCPCSANCPDDCSSNGECEKGKCVCHQGFMGPDCSKCAQGTECNKKAPKGKAKQTVETVTQQKKDQKKDSEAKEFDGKIRVTTNVKPGPVKTQVKQEVSVKKIIMKGSSSATKTSRPTVGQVLLKHEGRKQEEARKGKTIQASKKVLQKTDLKLVKEGSASKTFPKSDQLKDEPHNNVTLQGSVKKSNGTAKIVTILSKGIGTNKTRTGKETLEQSTLADKNVTQSSGHKRTKMIKVENTNVQTIDNRNTEAGKEKVTQKSQYLVNTSIMATTDEARASQNKTSIHGSGVSRGMGGSGLGSVKVVNISSYSFTVTWSAPQGMFKNYTVVRREPRTEGDEDDHEDFEEEALGSDKISAAKNPSEVQVQTESTDTTVSSSKTIGLRTKVESKRISMVVPGSVRSVEFSNLRANTRYVLYIYGTGAERRSKIHRVSAVTGPEPATEMVFSNVTESSLTVSWSKPKTTFTGFRVSYTNIVTGESRFVVVDSQQSFMVLSKLSAGASYIISVTTTYARVQSDALMAVITTVPAPPTHLQVVNVTDTRAVLQWTPSLGKVDRFIISYESSKTPNVTVTVMLSGNSVEHQLKGLQRGTLYTVKVLSQKDSLQSMAISTTFTTANVVKASEVGARSALITWKSSTVVYHSYRIIYQVAGEEAKEVTLDSTITEYKVTGLLPMSHYIVLVQGERDGHYTSVVTTEFITGKVRFPFPTECSQELLNGALQSGEVDIYPQGKEGQAVRVYCDMETDGGGWTVFQRRMNGKTDFYRTWNEYSAGFGNLSEEFWLGNELLHNLTSVGPVSLRVDMQSGNDTAYAHYGNFSIDSEERHYTLTVSGYTGTAGDSMRYHNGRSFSTRDKDTDPLGIHCARAYMGGWWYKNCYKTNLNGLYGTNSNNQGVVWIDWKGKDSSIPFTEMKFRPSRFSPATHG; encoded by the exons ATGCTGTTTACTCTGggacttctcctccttctcaccCCATTTCCCTCCTTACAAACCACGACCAATGAGAAGAGAAACTCCACAGGAAGCGATGTGACCAAAGCCAACGCCGTTTTCACCCTTTCAAAACCAAAAACTACTTCTACTCTCCCCAAACAGACCGCTCGCCCCACCCTGAAACCAAACGTAGTCAATCAGACTCTTTTATCGGCGCCAACTTCCAACCAAAAATCTCCGACCTTCAATGCTACGGTGACCACCAAAAGCAAAGTCAGCCCGGCAGTTATTCAAACTGCGGCAGCCAGTGGCACCATAACCAACAAAGAAAAGCACACAGTCGCAGCCAATCAGACAGTTTCAGCTAAGTCTCCTTCAGCCGGTGAAGTGAAGGCCAGCAAAGACAAGCCGGCCCCCACGGGAGCACCAAATGTTCCGTCAGCATCCACAAAGTCTGCATCAGTCAGCGGTGGTAAAAACCCCAAAGAAAAACTCCAGCCTTCGGTCAATCAGACTGTTTCAGTGAAATCTCCTTCAGCCACTGATGGGAAGATTGCCAAAGACAAGCCTGCCCCCACCGTAGTTCAAAACGTTCAGTCAACATCCTCAAAGTCTGCTCCTGCCAGTGGAGCTAAAACCACCAAAAACAAGCCAACAGCCTCTGTCAATCAGACTGTTGTAGCTAAGTCTCCCTCCACTGGTGATGTGAAAAACTCCAAAGACAAGCCTGCCTCCACTGCGGTTCAAACTGCTCCGTCAACACCAGCAAAGCAAGCTACTGCCAGTGGTTCTGCAGCCGACAAAGACAAGGTCACAGCCTCTGCCACCACCAAAGAGAAGTCTGCTCCTTCTCAACCAATCAAGGTGGTGATCAGTGATGGCTGTGACTTGAGCAAAGCCAAAGAGCAGGAGGTGAACTTGAAGCCTGGTGCTCCCCTGGTGATGACGCACAAGATAAGCTTGGTGCCCGGTGGGTGCGACGGGGCATGTGAGACTGAGATGGCTGCACTGAAAGGACGAGTGGCCCGACTGGAGCGTGAGATGTCCCTCCTAAAAGACAAAT GTCCATGTTCTGCAAATTGTCCAGATGACTGTAGCAGTAATGGTGAATGTGAGAAGGGGAAATGTGTCTGTCATCAGGGCTTCATGGGTCCAGACTGTAGTAAGTGTGCCCAAGGGACAGAGTGTAATAAAA AGGCTCCCAAAGGAAAGGCCAAACAGACAGTGGAGACAGTGACTCAGCAGAAAAAGGACCAGAAGAAGgacagtgaagccaaagagtTTGACGGCAAAATCAGAGTGACCACTAATGTTAAACCAGGTCCTgttaaaacacaagtgaaacaagaagtttctgttaaaaaaataatcatgaaaGGTTCCTCAAGTGCCACAAAAACCAGTCGCCCAACTGTTGGACAAGTTCTCCTGAAACATGAGGGAAGGAAGCAAGAGGAGGCGCGCAAAGGCAAAACCATCCAGGCCTCTAAAAAGGTTCTCCAAAAAACTGACCTCAAGCTTGTTAAGGAAGGAAGTGCCAGTAAAACATTTCCTAAATCTGACCAGCTGAAAGATGAACCTCATAACAATGTAACTCTGCAAGGTAGCGTTAAGAAATCTAATGGCACAGCTAAAATTGTGACCATTCTGTCCAAAGGCATAGgaacaaacaaaaccagaacAGGAAAGGAGACTCTGGAGCAGTCAACACTGGCTGACAAGAATGTCACCCAATCATCTGGACATAAACGCACTAAGATGATCAAAGTAGAGAATACTAATGTGCAAACTATTGACAATAGAAACACTGAAGCTGGAAAGGAGAAAGTCACACAGAAGAGTCAGTACCTAGTGAACACAAGCATCATGGCAACGACAGACGAGGCTCGAGCTTCGCAGAACAAAACAAGCATCCATGGCTCTGGGGTGAGCAGAGGGATGGGAGGATCTGGGTTAGGATCTGTCAAGGTGGTGAACATCTCGTCCTACAGCTTCACCGTCACATGGTCAGCACCACAGGGCATGTTCAAAAATTACACCGTGGTCAGGAGAGAGCCTCGGACCGAGGGCGATGAAGATGACCACGAAGACTTCGAGGAGGAAGCTCTTGGATCAGACAAGATCTCTGCAGCAAAGAACCCGTCTGAGGTCCAGGTACAGACTGAGAGCACAGACACGACTGTTTCCTCCAGTAAAACCATTGGATTAAGAACCAAAGTTGAAAGCAAGAGGATTTCCATGGTTGTGCCTGGCAGCGTACGCTCTGTGGAATTCAGCAACCTTCGGGCAAACACTCGTTACGTCCTGTACATATATGGAACTGGTGCTGAGAGAAGATCGAAGATTCACAGAGTATCTGCAGTTACAG GTCCTGAGCCAGCCACAGAGATGGTTTTCAGCAATGTAACGGAGTCTTCCCTCACTGTGTCCTGGTCCAAACCTAAGACCACATTCACTGGCTTCAGGGTCTCCTATACCAACATTGTCACAG GTGAGAGCCGCTTTGTTGTCGTGGACTCTCAGCAGTCTTTCATGGTCCTGTCCAAGCTGTCCGCTGGAGCCTCCTACATCATCTCTGTAACTACCACTTACGCCAGAGTGCAGAGTGACGCCCTCATGGCCGTTATCACCACAG TGCCCGCTCCTCCAACACATCTGCAAGTTGTCAATGTGACAGATACCAGAGCCGTGCTGCAGTGGACGCCCAGTCTGGGGAAAGTAGACCGCTTCATAATCAGCTACGAGTCCTCTAAGA CTCCTAATGTGACGGTAACAGTGATGCTGTCTGGAAACTCAGTGGAGCACCAGCTGAAAGGTCTGCAGAGAGGCACCCTGTACACAGTCAAAGTGCTGAGCCAGAAGGACAGTCTGCAGAGCATGGCCATCTCTACTACATTTACCACTGCTAATG TGGTTAAAGCCAGTGAGGTGGGGGCTCGCTCTGCACTGATAACGTGGAAAAGCTCCACTGTTGTCTATCACAGCTACAGAATTATCTATCAGGTGGCAGGAGAAGAGGCAAAG GAGGTGACCCTAGACTCAACCATCACAGAGTATAAGGTGACAGGGCTGCTGCCCATGTCCCACTACATAGTTCTGGTGCAAGGCGAGAGAGATGGACACTACACGTCTGTTGTCACCACAGAATTCATCACAg GTAAAGTGCGATTCCCTTTCCCAACTGAGTGCTCTCAGGAGCTGCTGAACGGAGCTCTGCAGTCAGGTGAGGTGGACATCTACCCACAAGGAAAGGAGGGACAAGCGGTCAGAGTCTACTGTGACATGGAGACCGATGGAGGTGGCTGGACG GTCTTTcagaggaggatgaatggaAAGACAGATTTCTACAGAACATGGAACGAATACAGCGCCGGCTTTGGAAACCTGAGTGAAGAGTTCTGGCTCG GTAATGAACTTCTCCACAACCTCACCAGCGTCGGCCCGGTGAGTCTTAGAGTGGACATGCAGTCTGGAAACGACACAGCTTACGCTCACTATGGCAACTTCTCCATCGATTCCGAGGAGAGGCACTATACTCTCACCGTGTCCGGATACACAGGCACTGCAG gtgACTCTATGAGATACCATAATGGACGTTCATTCTCGACCCGGGACAAGGACACCGATCCTCTGGGGATCCACTGTGCCCGGGCCTACATGGGAGGCTGGTGGTACAAGAACTGCTACAAGACCAACCTCAATGGTCTTTATGGAACCAACAGTAACAATCAG GGAGTCGTGTGGATAGACTGGAAAGGCAAAGACTCCTCCATCCCCTTCACCGAGATGAAGTTCAGACCGTCCAGGTTCTCCCCTGCAACTCACGGCTGA